In the Phaseolus vulgaris cultivar G19833 chromosome 7, P. vulgaris v2.0, whole genome shotgun sequence genome, one interval contains:
- the LOC137830094 gene encoding AP-3 complex subunit mu-like isoform X1: protein MLQCIFLLSDAGEVMLEKQLSGHLVDRSICAWFWEQAVSLGDSFKQQPVISSHTHYIFQVFRDGITFLGCTQIEMPPLMAIEFLCRVADVLNDYFGTLNEDIIKDNFVIVYELLDEMIDNGFPLTTEPSSLREIIYPPNVVNKALSIVTGSNSNVSDTLPRATASCIPWRTSEPKYSNNEVYVELVEEMDAIINRDGGLLKCEIYGEVQVNSRISGFPDLTLSFTNPSVLDDVRFHPCVRFRPWESHQILSFVPPDGQFKLMSYRVRELKSTPIYVKPQLISDGGTCHLSVLVGIRNDPGKTIDSVTVQFQLPPFILSADLTSNHGTVNILAKKTCIWSIGQIPKDKAPSMSGLLVVETGLERLHVFPSFQVGFRIMGVALSGLQIDKLDLKNEPGRFYKGFRALTRAGQFDVRS from the exons ATGCTGCAGTGCATATTTCTCCTCTCAGATGCCGG AGAGGTAATGCTAGAGAAACAGCTTTCGGGGCACTTAGTCGATCGCTCCATTTGTGCCTGGTTCTGGGAACAAGCCGTTTCACTTGGCGACTCCttcaag CAACAACCAGTGATTAGCTCTCATACGCATTACATTTTCCAAGTTTTTCGTGATGGAATCACTTTTTTGGGGTGCACGCAAATTGAAATGCCACCCTTGATGGCCATTGAG TTTCTCTGTAGGGTAGCTGATGTCCTCAATGATTATTTTGGGACCTTAAACGAAGACATAATTAAAGACAACTTTGTCATTGTGTACGAG CTGTTGGATGAGATGATAGATAATGGCTTCCCCTTAACTACAGAACCTAGTAGCCTGCGAGAGATTATTTATCCGCCAAATGTGGTTAACAAAGCCTTGAGCATTGTGACTGGTAGCAATTCAAATGTGAGTGATACCCTTCCTAGGGCTACCGCATCTTGTATTCCCTGGAGAACATCAGAGCCAAAGTACTCCAACAATGAAGTATATGTAGAACTTGTTGAAGAAATGGATGCGATTATTAACAG GGATGGAGGTTTGTTGAAATGTGAGATCTATGGTGAAGTTCAAGTAAATTCCCGTATCTCAGGTTTTCCTGATTTAACCCTTTCATTTACAAATCCTTCCGTCCTAGATGATGTCAGGTTCCATCCGTGTGTTCGTTTTCGGCCTTGGGAGTCTCATCAAATTCTTTCTTTTGTGCCTCCTGATGGACAATTTAAGCTTATGAGCTACAG AGTAAGAGAGTTGAAGAGCACCCCAATATATGTAAAGCCACAGTTAATTTCGGATGGTGGGACATGTCATCTTAGTGTATTGGTTGGAATAAGAAATGATCCTGGAAAGACAATCGACTCGGTTACTGTTCAGTTTCAGCTCCCTCCGTTCATCTTATCAGCTGATTTGACTTCAAATCATGGAACAGTGAACATCCTTGCTAAAAAG ACATGCATATGGTCCATTGGTCAGATTCCAAAAGATAAAGCTCCTTCCATGTCTGGATTATTGGTGGTTGAAACTGGTTTGGAGCGCCTTCATGTCTTCCCCTCATTTCAAGTGGGTTTTAGGATCATGGGTGTCGCCCTCTCTGGTCTGCAAATAGATAAACTGGATCTGAAGAATGAACCAGGCCGATTTTACAAAGGTTTTAGAGCTCTTACTCGGGCAGGTCAATTTGATGTAAGATCATAA
- the LOC137830094 gene encoding AP-3 complex subunit mu-like isoform X2, giving the protein MLQCIFLLSDAGEVMLEKQLSGHLVDRSICAWFWEQAVSLGDSFKQQPVISSHTHYIFQVFRDGITFLGCTQIEMPPLMAIEFLCRVADVLNDYFGTLNEDIIKDNFVIVYELLDEMIDNGFPLTTEPSSLREIIYPPNVVNKALSIVTGSNSNVSDTLPRATASCIPWRTSEPKYSNNEVYVELVEEMDAIINRVRELKSTPIYVKPQLISDGGTCHLSVLVGIRNDPGKTIDSVTVQFQLPPFILSADLTSNHGTVNILAKKTCIWSIGQIPKDKAPSMSGLLVVETGLERLHVFPSFQVGFRIMGVALSGLQIDKLDLKNEPGRFYKGFRALTRAGQFDVRS; this is encoded by the exons ATGCTGCAGTGCATATTTCTCCTCTCAGATGCCGG AGAGGTAATGCTAGAGAAACAGCTTTCGGGGCACTTAGTCGATCGCTCCATTTGTGCCTGGTTCTGGGAACAAGCCGTTTCACTTGGCGACTCCttcaag CAACAACCAGTGATTAGCTCTCATACGCATTACATTTTCCAAGTTTTTCGTGATGGAATCACTTTTTTGGGGTGCACGCAAATTGAAATGCCACCCTTGATGGCCATTGAG TTTCTCTGTAGGGTAGCTGATGTCCTCAATGATTATTTTGGGACCTTAAACGAAGACATAATTAAAGACAACTTTGTCATTGTGTACGAG CTGTTGGATGAGATGATAGATAATGGCTTCCCCTTAACTACAGAACCTAGTAGCCTGCGAGAGATTATTTATCCGCCAAATGTGGTTAACAAAGCCTTGAGCATTGTGACTGGTAGCAATTCAAATGTGAGTGATACCCTTCCTAGGGCTACCGCATCTTGTATTCCCTGGAGAACATCAGAGCCAAAGTACTCCAACAATGAAGTATATGTAGAACTTGTTGAAGAAATGGATGCGATTATTAACAG AGTAAGAGAGTTGAAGAGCACCCCAATATATGTAAAGCCACAGTTAATTTCGGATGGTGGGACATGTCATCTTAGTGTATTGGTTGGAATAAGAAATGATCCTGGAAAGACAATCGACTCGGTTACTGTTCAGTTTCAGCTCCCTCCGTTCATCTTATCAGCTGATTTGACTTCAAATCATGGAACAGTGAACATCCTTGCTAAAAAG ACATGCATATGGTCCATTGGTCAGATTCCAAAAGATAAAGCTCCTTCCATGTCTGGATTATTGGTGGTTGAAACTGGTTTGGAGCGCCTTCATGTCTTCCCCTCATTTCAAGTGGGTTTTAGGATCATGGGTGTCGCCCTCTCTGGTCTGCAAATAGATAAACTGGATCTGAAGAATGAACCAGGCCGATTTTACAAAGGTTTTAGAGCTCTTACTCGGGCAGGTCAATTTGATGTAAGATCATAA
- the LOC137830094 gene encoding AP-3 complex subunit mu-like isoform X4, whose translation MPPLMAIEFLCRVADVLNDYFGTLNEDIIKDNFVIVYELLDEMIDNGFPLTTEPSSLREIIYPPNVVNKALSIVTGSNSNVSDTLPRATASCIPWRTSEPKYSNNEVYVELVEEMDAIINRDGGLLKCEIYGEVQVNSRISGFPDLTLSFTNPSVLDDVRFHPCVRFRPWESHQILSFVPPDGQFKLMSYRVRELKSTPIYVKPQLISDGGTCHLSVLVGIRNDPGKTIDSVTVQFQLPPFILSADLTSNHGTVNILAKKTCIWSIGQIPKDKAPSMSGLLVVETGLERLHVFPSFQVGFRIMGVALSGLQIDKLDLKNEPGRFYKGFRALTRAGQFDVRS comes from the exons ATGCCACCCTTGATGGCCATTGAG TTTCTCTGTAGGGTAGCTGATGTCCTCAATGATTATTTTGGGACCTTAAACGAAGACATAATTAAAGACAACTTTGTCATTGTGTACGAG CTGTTGGATGAGATGATAGATAATGGCTTCCCCTTAACTACAGAACCTAGTAGCCTGCGAGAGATTATTTATCCGCCAAATGTGGTTAACAAAGCCTTGAGCATTGTGACTGGTAGCAATTCAAATGTGAGTGATACCCTTCCTAGGGCTACCGCATCTTGTATTCCCTGGAGAACATCAGAGCCAAAGTACTCCAACAATGAAGTATATGTAGAACTTGTTGAAGAAATGGATGCGATTATTAACAG GGATGGAGGTTTGTTGAAATGTGAGATCTATGGTGAAGTTCAAGTAAATTCCCGTATCTCAGGTTTTCCTGATTTAACCCTTTCATTTACAAATCCTTCCGTCCTAGATGATGTCAGGTTCCATCCGTGTGTTCGTTTTCGGCCTTGGGAGTCTCATCAAATTCTTTCTTTTGTGCCTCCTGATGGACAATTTAAGCTTATGAGCTACAG AGTAAGAGAGTTGAAGAGCACCCCAATATATGTAAAGCCACAGTTAATTTCGGATGGTGGGACATGTCATCTTAGTGTATTGGTTGGAATAAGAAATGATCCTGGAAAGACAATCGACTCGGTTACTGTTCAGTTTCAGCTCCCTCCGTTCATCTTATCAGCTGATTTGACTTCAAATCATGGAACAGTGAACATCCTTGCTAAAAAG ACATGCATATGGTCCATTGGTCAGATTCCAAAAGATAAAGCTCCTTCCATGTCTGGATTATTGGTGGTTGAAACTGGTTTGGAGCGCCTTCATGTCTTCCCCTCATTTCAAGTGGGTTTTAGGATCATGGGTGTCGCCCTCTCTGGTCTGCAAATAGATAAACTGGATCTGAAGAATGAACCAGGCCGATTTTACAAAGGTTTTAGAGCTCTTACTCGGGCAGGTCAATTTGATGTAAGATCATAA
- the LOC137830094 gene encoding AP-3 complex subunit mu-like isoform X3, which translates to MLQCIFLLSDAGEVMLEKQLSGHLVDRSICAWFWEQAVSLGDSFKQQPVISSHTHYIFQVFRDGITFLGCTQIEMPPLMAIEFLCRVADVLNDYFGTLNEDIIKDNFVIVYELLDEMIDNGFPLTTEPSSLREIIYPPNVVNKALSIVTGSNSNVSDTLPRATASCIPWRTSEPKYSNNEVYVELVEEMDAIINRDGGLLKCEIYGEVQVNSRISGFPDLTLSFTNPSVLDDVRFHPCVRFRPWESHQILSFVPPDGQFKLMSYRVRELKSTPIYVKPQLISDGGTCHLSVLVGIRNDPGKTIDSVTVQFQLPPFILSADLTSNHGTVNILAKKLYFFFISY; encoded by the exons ATGCTGCAGTGCATATTTCTCCTCTCAGATGCCGG AGAGGTAATGCTAGAGAAACAGCTTTCGGGGCACTTAGTCGATCGCTCCATTTGTGCCTGGTTCTGGGAACAAGCCGTTTCACTTGGCGACTCCttcaag CAACAACCAGTGATTAGCTCTCATACGCATTACATTTTCCAAGTTTTTCGTGATGGAATCACTTTTTTGGGGTGCACGCAAATTGAAATGCCACCCTTGATGGCCATTGAG TTTCTCTGTAGGGTAGCTGATGTCCTCAATGATTATTTTGGGACCTTAAACGAAGACATAATTAAAGACAACTTTGTCATTGTGTACGAG CTGTTGGATGAGATGATAGATAATGGCTTCCCCTTAACTACAGAACCTAGTAGCCTGCGAGAGATTATTTATCCGCCAAATGTGGTTAACAAAGCCTTGAGCATTGTGACTGGTAGCAATTCAAATGTGAGTGATACCCTTCCTAGGGCTACCGCATCTTGTATTCCCTGGAGAACATCAGAGCCAAAGTACTCCAACAATGAAGTATATGTAGAACTTGTTGAAGAAATGGATGCGATTATTAACAG GGATGGAGGTTTGTTGAAATGTGAGATCTATGGTGAAGTTCAAGTAAATTCCCGTATCTCAGGTTTTCCTGATTTAACCCTTTCATTTACAAATCCTTCCGTCCTAGATGATGTCAGGTTCCATCCGTGTGTTCGTTTTCGGCCTTGGGAGTCTCATCAAATTCTTTCTTTTGTGCCTCCTGATGGACAATTTAAGCTTATGAGCTACAG AGTAAGAGAGTTGAAGAGCACCCCAATATATGTAAAGCCACAGTTAATTTCGGATGGTGGGACATGTCATCTTAGTGTATTGGTTGGAATAAGAAATGATCCTGGAAAGACAATCGACTCGGTTACTGTTCAGTTTCAGCTCCCTCCGTTCATCTTATCAGCTGATTTGACTTCAAATCATGGAACAGTGAACATCCTTGCTAAAAAG ctttattttttctttatatcaTACTAG